From Nitrospinota bacterium, one genomic window encodes:
- a CDS encoding SDR family oxidoreductase: protein MDKKIAVVTGANRGIGLEICRQLASLGIKVILTARDVNKGKAAAKISAEGLEVVFHQLDITSQESMDALAGFIGKNYGRLDILVNNAAVSLDQAGPATAPAALAGLKATMETNVYGPYYLSLKLAPLMKKSGHGRIVNVSSGLGQLSEMGAGYESYRISKTALNAVTRIMAAQLAGDGTKVNCVCPGWVRTDMGGPEAPRSVVEGADTIVWLTTLPDNGPTGGFFRDRKSIPW, encoded by the coding sequence ATGGACAAAAAGATCGCAGTGGTGACAGGGGCCAACAGGGGAATCGGATTGGAGATATGCCGTCAACTGGCCAGTCTCGGCATAAAAGTCATCCTCACCGCAAGGGATGTGAACAAGGGGAAGGCGGCGGCGAAAATATCGGCCGAAGGACTGGAAGTGGTATTTCATCAACTTGATATTACCAGCCAGGAGAGCATGGACGCGCTGGCCGGTTTTATCGGAAAAAACTACGGACGGCTGGACATTTTGGTGAACAACGCCGCCGTGTCGCTGGATCAAGCCGGGCCGGCCACCGCGCCAGCGGCCCTTGCAGGATTGAAGGCGACGATGGAGACTAACGTTTACGGCCCATACTATTTAAGCCTCAAACTGGCGCCGCTGATGAAAAAGAGCGGGCATGGCCGCATCGTGAACGTCTCTTCCGGCCTTGGCCAACTTTCGGAAATGGGCGCAGGCTACGAATCCTACAGGATATCCAAAACGGCGCTGAACGCCGTCACGCGGATCATGGCGGCGCAGCTTGCGGGGGATGGGACAAAGGTGAATTGCGTATGCCCCGGCTGGGTGCGCACGGACATGGGAGGGCCTGAAGCCCCTCGTTCGGTTGTGGAAGGGGCGGACACAATCGTGTGGCTTACCACATTGCCGGACAACGGCCCCACCGGAGGATTTTTCAGGGACAGGAAAAGCATTCCTTGGTGA
- a CDS encoding sodium-translocating pyrophosphatase, which translates to MKQEITATVASNYVIILAELAGAAAVLYAISLIVKIMAMPEGSDKMKSISAAIRQGAVAYLNRQFKVVAGFAVVIFGVLYILVSPAHAFGFIAGSFMSALAGYIGMMVSVRSNVRTAEAAKKGLEAALDVAFKGGSVTGLMVVGLSLIGVTTTYYITGDPLTTIGFGFGASLISLFARVGGGIFTKAADVGADLVGKVEAGIPEDDPRNPAVIADNVGDNVGDCAGMGADLFETYAVTMIAAMILASTSHEAQAAFGINAVIFPLALGASAIFATIIGTFFIKLGSDHSITMALYKGQIVTGVISAAAFFFISQQLMHGDFHLFLAGLVGLVVTIAITVSTEYYTSTGFHPVKAVSKSCETGAATNIIMGLAMGMNSTTPVILIIVTAMASSFALAGVYGIAIAAVAMLSTTGMVIAMDSYGPITDNAGGIAEMSHLPPEVRKITDELDAVGNTTKAVTKGYAIGSAALAALVMFQAYSDEIVHASGKPVPFLMNDASLIIGLFIGAALPYFFSAHCMEAVGRAAFAVVQEVRRQFKEIKGIMEGTGQPEYATCVDIVTTAALKEMVIPGLAAVLSPIVVGFVFGPVALAGLLGGVIVSGLLMALFMCNGGATWDNAKKLIETGEHGGKGSDAHKAAVVGDTVGDPFKDTAGPALNALIKVINTISLIISPFIVGISLL; encoded by the coding sequence ATGAAACAGGAAATTACCGCGACGGTAGCGTCCAACTACGTTATTATTCTCGCCGAACTGGCCGGGGCGGCGGCTGTATTGTACGCCATATCGCTGATCGTCAAGATCATGGCGATGCCAGAAGGGTCGGACAAGATGAAATCCATTTCCGCGGCCATCCGGCAGGGGGCGGTGGCTTATCTGAACCGCCAGTTCAAGGTGGTGGCCGGTTTTGCCGTTGTGATATTCGGCGTTCTTTACATTCTGGTCAGCCCGGCCCACGCGTTCGGGTTCATCGCCGGCTCTTTCATGTCCGCCTTGGCCGGATACATAGGGATGATGGTGTCCGTCCGGTCCAACGTGCGCACCGCCGAGGCGGCCAAAAAGGGGCTGGAAGCGGCGCTGGACGTGGCTTTCAAGGGGGGCTCCGTCACAGGTCTCATGGTGGTCGGGCTTTCGCTGATCGGCGTCACCACAACCTATTATATCACCGGTGATCCTTTAACGACCATCGGCTTCGGCTTCGGCGCAAGCCTCATATCGCTTTTCGCCCGCGTCGGCGGCGGCATATTCACCAAGGCGGCGGACGTTGGGGCGGACCTTGTTGGCAAGGTGGAGGCCGGAATCCCGGAGGACGATCCACGCAACCCGGCCGTCATCGCCGACAACGTGGGGGACAACGTGGGTGACTGCGCGGGCATGGGCGCCGACCTTTTTGAGACATACGCGGTGACCATGATCGCCGCCATGATCCTCGCCTCCACCTCCCATGAGGCGCAGGCCGCCTTCGGGATAAACGCTGTGATATTCCCGCTGGCGCTGGGCGCCTCGGCCATCTTCGCCACCATCATAGGCACGTTCTTCATAAAGCTGGGGAGCGACCATTCCATAACGATGGCCCTTTACAAGGGGCAGATCGTCACGGGGGTGATCTCAGCGGCGGCCTTCTTCTTCATATCACAGCAACTGATGCATGGCGATTTCCATCTCTTCCTCGCCGGGCTCGTGGGGCTTGTGGTCACAATCGCAATAACTGTTTCGACGGAGTATTACACCTCCACCGGCTTCCATCCGGTCAAGGCCGTCTCTAAATCTTGCGAGACCGGCGCGGCCACGAACATCATCATGGGCCTTGCCATGGGGATGAACTCCACCACGCCGGTGATACTGATTATCGTGACGGCCATGGCCTCATCCTTTGCCCTGGCTGGCGTGTACGGCATAGCGATAGCTGCGGTGGCGATGCTTTCCACCACCGGAATGGTCATCGCGATGGACAGCTATGGCCCCATCACAGACAACGCCGGCGGTATCGCCGAAATGTCCCACCTGCCTCCGGAAGTCCGCAAGATCACCGACGAGCTGGACGCGGTGGGCAACACCACAAAGGCGGTCACCAAAGGTTACGCAATCGGTTCGGCGGCCCTTGCCGCCCTGGTCATGTTCCAGGCGTATTCGGACGAGATCGTCCACGCATCCGGCAAGCCGGTGCCTTTCCTGATGAACGACGCTTCGCTGATCATCGGGCTGTTCATCGGCGCGGCGCTGCCGTATTTCTTCTCCGCCCATTGCATGGAAGCGGTCGGCCGCGCGGCCTTCGCCGTCGTGCAGGAGGTGCGCCGCCAGTTCAAGGAGATCAAGGGGATAATGGAGGGGACCGGCCAGCCCGAATACGCCACCTGCGTGGACATCGTCACGACAGCGGCGCTCAAGGAAATGGTGATACCGGGATTGGCTGCGGTCCTGTCGCCCATCGTTGTGGGCTTCGTGTTCGGCCCAGTCGCACTGGCGGGCCTTTTGGGCGGCGTGATAGTCTCCGGCCTGCTGATGGCCCTTTTCATGTGCAACGGCGGGGCCACCTGGGACAACGCCAAGAAGCTGATTGAGACCGGCGAGCATGGCGGCAAGGGATCCGACGCACACAAGGCGGCGGTGGTGGGCGACACGGTGGGCGATCCTTTCAAGGACACCGCCGGGCCCGCGCTCAACGCCCTTATCAAGGTCATCAACACGATCTCGCTGATCATCAGCCCGTTCATCGTGGGGATATCGCTGCTGTAG